One Vigna unguiculata cultivar IT97K-499-35 chromosome 7, ASM411807v1, whole genome shotgun sequence genomic region harbors:
- the LOC114192090 gene encoding ran-binding protein 1 homolog b, producing the protein MSSADPEHREEEEAPAAGDDEDTGANIAPIVKLEEVAVTTGEEDEDPILDLKSKLYRFDKDGNQWKERGAGTVKFLKHKATGKVRLLMRQSKTLKICANHLILPTMSVQEHAGNEKSCVWHARDYADGELKDELFCIRFPSIENCKSFMETFQEVAESQKAEDEKESSAAAGLIEKLSVEEKAEKKEGEEKSDDKTKKEAGEESKAVEDKKAEEPASSA; encoded by the exons ATGTCGAGCGCCGATCCAGAGCACCGAGAGGAGGAAGAGGCCCCCGCCGCTGGCGATGACGAGGACACCGGAGCTAACATCGCTCCTATAGTCAAACTGGAGGAGGTTGCTGTCACCACTGGTGAGGAGGACGAAGATCCAATTCTAGATCT CAAATCGAAATTGTACCGTTTTGACAAAGATGGGAACCAGTGGAAGGAGAGAGGCGCAGGAACCGTGAAGTTCCTGAAGCACAAGGCTACTGGCAAGGTTAGGCTTCTCATGAGGCAGTCCAAGACTCTCAAGATCTGTGCCAATCATCTCA TTTTGCCTACGATGTCTGTGCAAGAGCACGCCGGGAACGAGAAATCTTGTGTTTGGCATGCTAGGGATTATGCTGACGGTGAACTTAAGGATGAACTTTTCTGCATCCGATTTCCTTCTATTGAAA ATTGCAAAAGCTTCATGGAAACATTCCAAGAAGTTGCTGAATCCCAGAAGGCAGAGGATGAGAAGGAATCCTCCGCAGCAGCTGGTCTTATTGAGAAATTAAGTGTTGAAGAGAAGGCGGAGAAGAAAGAAGGTGAAGAGAAGTCTGATGACAAAACCAAGAAGGAAGCTGGAGAGGAAAGCAAGGCAGTTGAAGATAAGAAAGCTGAAGAGCCTGCATCCTCAGCTTGA
- the LOC114192492 gene encoding uncharacterized protein LOC114192492: MPFILHPSKFLCFPNCTTIPVKDTTLLANTFIKKPNTSPSKHQKFRSFAKITLSTPRASIVSKKDSILGYTHFTLCSRSDGFGGYSTDVSQEAIDDETTAQELEKLELLNKPSPVLVTEEPSPEVEVEQQEKPSEEEALAPFLKFFKGKNSGEDDEEESEGLEAEKKEGDKKVNVEYYDPKPGDFVVGVVVSGNENKLDINVGADLLGTMLTKEVLPLYDKEMENLLCDVNRDAEDFMVQGKIGIVKNEEAISGVSVPGRPVVEIGTILFAEVLGRTISGRPLLSTRRLFRRIAWHRVRQIKQLNDPIEVRITEWNTGGLLTRIEGLRAFVPKAELVKKATSFTELKENVGRRMYVQITQIDETKNNLILSEKEAWEKLNLREGTLLDGTVKKILPYGAQIKLGKSNRSGLLHVSNISRAEITSVSDVLSVDENVKVLVMRSMFPDKISLSIAELESEPGLFLSNKERVYLEADMMAKKYKEKLPPSVETQRLEPIPTSTLPFENEALYANWKWFKFEK, encoded by the exons ATGCCATTTATTCTTCATCCTTCTAAATTTCTTTGCTTTCCCAACTGCACAACAATACCAGTTAAGGACACCACCCTTTTGGCCAACACCTTCATCAAGAAACCAAACACCAGTCCCAGTAAGCACCAAAAGTTTCGTTCTTTTGCTAAGATTACTCTTTCCACTCCCCGTGCATCCATAGTTTCTAAGAAAGATTCAATTTTGGGTTATACCCACTTCACACTTTGCTCCAGGAGTGATGGGTTTGGTGGATATTCCACCGATGTGTCTCAAGAGGCTATCGATGATGAAACCACCGCTCAAGAACTTGAGAAGCTTGAGCTGCTAAACAAGCCTTCTCCTGTGCTTGTTACAGAAGAGCCCTCGCCTGAAGTTGAAGTGGAACAGCAAGAAAAACCCTCGGAAGAGGAGGCTTTGGCACCTTTCTTGAAGTTTTTCAAAGGTAAAAATTCCGGGGAGGATGATGAGGAAGAGAGTGAGGGGTTGGAGGCTGAGAAGAAAGAGGGAGATAAGAAGGTTAATGTTGAGTACTATGACCCAAAACCTGGAGATTTTGTGGTGGGTGTTGTTGTTTCAGGTAATGAAAACAAGCTTGATATCAATGTAGGGGCAGACTTGCTAGGTACAATGTTGACTAAGGAAGTGCTTCCCTTATACGATAAGGAAATGGAGAACCTGTTGTGTGATGTGAACAGGGATGCCGAGGATTTCATGGTTCAGGGGAAGATAGGAATTGTGAAGAATGAGGAGGCAATAAGTGGAGTATCAGTGCCTGGAAGGCCTGTTGTAGAAATTGGAACCATTTTGTTTGCTGAGGTTTTAGGCAGGACAATTAGTGGCCGACCATTACTTTCCACCAGAAGACTCTTTCGCAGGATTGCCTGGCATCGAGTGAGGCAG ATAAAACAGCTCAATGATCCTATAGAGGTTAGAATCACGGAGTGGAATACCGGGGGCCTGCTAACAAGGATTGAG GGTTTGCGAGCTTTCGTACCCAAAGCTGAGCTTGTAAAAAAAGCAACTAGCTTTACAGAATTGAAAGAAAAT GTGGGGCGCCGCATGTATGTACAAATTACTCAGATagatgaaactaaaaacaatttaatactTAGTGAAAAGGAAGCTTGG GAAAAACTGAATCTTCGTGAGGGAACACTTCTAGATGGGACTGTGAAAAAGATCTTACCGTATGGAGCCCAAATTAAGCTAGGAAAAAGTAACAGAAG TGGATTGCTGCATGTTTCAAATATCTCAAGAGCTGAAATTACTTCTGTCAGTGACGTACTATCTGTTGATGAGAATGTCAAAGTTCTTGTTATGAGGTCAATGTTTCCTGATAAAATTTCTTTAAG CATTGCTGAACTTGAAAGTGAACCTGGCCTCTTTCTATCAAATAAAGag AGAGTTTATCTGGAGGCTGATATGATGGCAAAGAAATACAAGGAAAAGCTACCACCTTCTGTCGAAACTCAAAGATTAGAACCCATACCTACCAGTACCCTACCTTTTGAAAATGAAGCTCTTTATGCAAACTGGAAGTGGtttaagtttgaaaaataa